A window from Sphingobacterium hotanense encodes these proteins:
- a CDS encoding dipeptide epimerase, with product MGKFTLRYRPYTLELRHVFTVASFSRSTTPVVLTELEYDGIIGYGEASMPPYLGETQESVINFLSKLDLSAFSSPFETAEILSYVDQVDSKNTAAKAALDIALHDLLGKIMQQPFYKIWGLNPDLIPATSYTIGIDTEDMIRKKVEEAEQFKILKVKLGLDTDKMIIDTIRSVTDVPLCADVNQGWKNKEEALEMANWLHERNVVFLEQPMPKEMIDENAWLTEHSPIPTIADEGCQRLADVTALQGVYTGINIKLMKCTGMREAKQMAELARALDMKVMLGCMTETSCAISAAAQLAPLVDWADLDGALLIGNDIYEGMYVENGLCRLPDRPGIGIIKA from the coding sequence ATGGGGAAATTCACCCTACGCTACAGACCTTACACGTTAGAGTTACGTCATGTTTTTACTGTAGCATCCTTCAGCCGTTCAACAACACCAGTTGTGCTGACCGAACTTGAATATGATGGAATAATCGGATACGGCGAGGCAAGCATGCCCCCCTATTTAGGCGAGACGCAGGAAAGCGTAATCAACTTTCTAAGCAAGTTAGATCTTTCTGCCTTTTCTTCACCTTTTGAAACTGCAGAAATTCTGAGCTATGTCGATCAGGTCGACAGCAAAAACACAGCAGCAAAGGCCGCTCTAGACATCGCCTTGCATGATCTATTGGGAAAAATCATGCAGCAACCTTTCTACAAAATCTGGGGCTTAAACCCTGATCTTATCCCAGCAACATCTTATACCATAGGTATTGATACGGAGGATATGATCCGAAAGAAAGTAGAGGAAGCCGAACAGTTTAAGATATTAAAAGTAAAGCTGGGCCTAGATACCGATAAGATGATTATTGACACCATTCGTTCGGTGACTGATGTGCCACTATGTGCTGACGTGAACCAAGGATGGAAAAATAAAGAAGAGGCCTTAGAGATGGCGAACTGGCTTCATGAACGCAACGTTGTGTTTTTAGAGCAACCCATGCCAAAAGAAATGATTGACGAGAATGCCTGGCTTACCGAGCACTCGCCAATTCCAACGATCGCTGATGAGGGCTGCCAACGTCTAGCTGATGTAACCGCATTACAGGGGGTATATACGGGGATTAACATTAAGCTGATGAAATGCACAGGCATGCGTGAAGCAAAACAAATGGCTGAATTAGCGAGAGCATTGGATATGAAAGTCATGCTAGGATGTATGACGGAGACATCCTGCGCCATTTCGGCTGCTGCGCAATTAGCGCCGTTAGTGGATTGGGCGGATCTTGACGGAGCATTACTGATTGGAAATGACATATACGAGGGGATGTATGTGGAGAATGGACTCTGCAGACTACCCGACCGACCGGGAATCGGTATTATAAAAGCTTAA
- a CDS encoding C40 family peptidase, translating into MNKKIIHIVCLSLFAVQFSYAQSDSTTFKKIQAVVAQAKQNFAPDKRTKIVAITKADANNNQYFIESTEPAANDYILQQVKELKAEVKINNLPDSSVADKTHGVINLSVANLRTQPGHASEMATQAILGTQVDILQKDKGEFRVRTPEGYISWIPASSVVPMDKATFEKWKKQQKIIYTQDFGKSYSKPDNQSIRVSDLVYGNILSLLGKEKGFYKVAYPDNRIAYIPTSEAISFDQWISTRKLTSDNVLESAKTMMGLPYLWGGTSVKGVDCSGFTKTAFYMNGVVIPRDASQQVLAGEKVDILDAEGHFEPTKALKNLKPADLLFFASGKNSNPNARVTHVALYIGNGEFIHSAGTVRINSMLKDAANYDDFQTRTVVAAKRYIGVDDPQIQTIKNNPYYN; encoded by the coding sequence ATGAACAAGAAAATTATTCATATTGTTTGTTTATCCCTATTCGCTGTACAATTCAGTTACGCACAAAGCGATTCCACAACTTTTAAAAAAATACAAGCGGTTGTAGCACAAGCAAAACAAAACTTTGCTCCTGACAAGCGGACGAAAATAGTTGCTATCACAAAAGCAGACGCCAATAATAACCAGTACTTTATTGAATCAACGGAACCTGCAGCGAACGACTATATTCTGCAGCAGGTAAAAGAATTGAAAGCAGAAGTTAAGATCAACAATCTGCCGGATAGTTCAGTTGCCGACAAAACGCATGGAGTGATAAATTTGTCGGTGGCGAATCTACGTACGCAGCCCGGACATGCTTCTGAAATGGCAACTCAAGCCATATTAGGAACTCAGGTCGATATACTCCAAAAAGATAAGGGCGAGTTTCGCGTGAGAACACCTGAAGGCTATATTTCTTGGATTCCTGCTTCATCGGTTGTACCTATGGACAAAGCTACTTTCGAAAAATGGAAAAAACAGCAGAAGATTATCTATACCCAGGATTTCGGAAAATCGTATTCTAAACCCGATAATCAGAGCATACGTGTATCAGACTTAGTTTATGGCAATATTCTTAGCTTGCTCGGGAAGGAAAAAGGATTCTATAAAGTAGCTTACCCCGACAACCGTATTGCCTATATCCCCACTTCCGAAGCTATTAGCTTCGATCAATGGATATCGACTAGAAAACTGACATCCGATAATGTTTTAGAAAGTGCGAAAACGATGATGGGTCTTCCCTATCTTTGGGGCGGCACGTCTGTAAAAGGTGTGGATTGTAGCGGATTTACAAAGACTGCTTTCTATATGAATGGCGTGGTCATTCCTCGCGATGCTTCTCAACAAGTATTGGCTGGAGAAAAAGTCGATATACTAGACGCTGAAGGGCATTTCGAACCTACAAAAGCATTGAAAAACTTAAAACCTGCCGACTTATTATTCTTTGCTTCTGGAAAAAACAGCAACCCAAATGCACGCGTAACACACGTCGCGTTGTATATTGGCAATGGCGAATTCATTCACTCAGCAGGAACAGTTCGAATCAACTCTATGCTAAAAGACGCGGCAAACTACGACGATTTCCAAACCCGTACGGTAGTTGCTGCAAAACGCTATATCGGGGTCGACGATCCACAGATACAAACCATAAAGAACAATCCGTATTATAATTAA
- a CDS encoding N(4)-(beta-N-acetylglucosaminyl)-L-asparaginase, whose translation MHSRRTFIKQGVLSAASLGTLASAVSCAQPSPSKSKGKKPIVISTWDFGVAANQAAWEVLGKNGRALDAVEQGVKVAEADLSNHTVGKGGYPDRDGHVTLDACIMDEFGNCGSVAAMEHIAHPISVARLVMEKTPHVMLVGEGAMQFALESGFQKDNLLTPEADKAWKEWLKEKKYEPVMNIENKSFATDRLPGNQYNHDTIGMLALDANGNLSGACTTSGMAFKMHGRVGDSPIIGAGLYVDNEIGGATSTGVGEEVIRTVGSFLVVELMRQGYSPEDACKEAVLRIVKKKPEIAKDIQVGFLALNKQGEYGSYALQDGFTFAVCDTEKQDLIEKGKFHYKSETAK comes from the coding sequence ATGCATTCCAGAAGAACATTCATTAAACAGGGCGTCCTCAGTGCTGCGAGTTTAGGCACGTTGGCATCGGCTGTATCTTGCGCTCAGCCGAGTCCATCCAAATCTAAAGGAAAAAAACCTATTGTCATTTCAACTTGGGACTTTGGCGTTGCTGCAAATCAAGCTGCATGGGAGGTTCTAGGGAAGAATGGACGGGCGTTAGATGCCGTTGAACAGGGCGTAAAAGTTGCGGAAGCAGATTTATCAAATCATACGGTTGGAAAAGGGGGATATCCTGATCGGGACGGACATGTCACGCTAGACGCGTGTATCATGGATGAGTTTGGAAATTGTGGTTCAGTAGCCGCGATGGAGCATATCGCCCATCCTATATCTGTTGCGCGCTTAGTGATGGAAAAAACGCCGCACGTTATGCTAGTAGGTGAGGGGGCAATGCAATTTGCCTTGGAGAGTGGATTTCAGAAGGATAATTTATTGACACCTGAGGCTGATAAGGCTTGGAAAGAATGGTTAAAAGAGAAGAAATATGAACCGGTAATGAATATTGAGAATAAGTCGTTTGCGACGGATCGTTTACCCGGGAACCAATATAATCATGATACCATTGGTATGTTGGCCTTAGATGCTAATGGAAATTTGTCTGGTGCTTGTACAACAAGCGGAATGGCATTCAAAATGCATGGTCGTGTGGGTGATAGCCCGATTATCGGAGCAGGACTGTATGTAGATAATGAGATTGGTGGTGCAACTTCTACTGGAGTCGGCGAGGAGGTCATTCGTACAGTGGGGAGTTTTTTGGTCGTTGAATTGATGCGACAAGGTTATTCTCCAGAGGATGCCTGCAAAGAGGCGGTGCTCCGTATTGTTAAGAAAAAACCAGAGATTGCTAAGGATATACAGGTTGGTTTTCTGGCACTGAATAAGCAGGGTGAGTATGGATCTTATGCGCTGCAGGATGGGTTTACTTTTGCAGTTTGCGATACGGAAAAGCAAGATCTCATTGAAAAAGGAAAGTTCCATTACAAAAGCGAGACGGCTAAGTAG
- the msrA gene encoding peptide-methionine (S)-S-oxide reductase MsrA, giving the protein MKATFGGGCFWCTEVIFQNTAGVNSVRPGYMGGERENPTYEQVCSGATGHVEVIEIDFDESQIGFQKLLEVFFKTHDPTTLNRQGADVGTQYRSVVFYHDEAQKLAAMDFIQALESEKVFDSPIVTAVEPASRFWEAEAYHHDYFNQNPQNQFCQVVIAPKLNKYLKSLNH; this is encoded by the coding sequence ATGAAGGCAACATTCGGAGGGGGATGCTTTTGGTGTACAGAAGTTATCTTTCAAAATACAGCAGGGGTTAATTCGGTACGTCCGGGCTATATGGGCGGAGAGCGTGAAAATCCGACTTACGAGCAGGTTTGTTCAGGTGCGACAGGTCATGTGGAGGTTATTGAAATAGACTTTGATGAGAGCCAGATTGGTTTTCAGAAGTTATTGGAAGTGTTTTTTAAGACGCATGATCCTACTACGTTAAACCGTCAGGGCGCAGATGTAGGTACGCAATATCGTTCGGTAGTATTCTATCACGATGAAGCGCAAAAACTAGCAGCAATGGATTTTATTCAGGCATTAGAGTCTGAGAAAGTATTTGATAGTCCTATCGTTACTGCAGTTGAACCTGCTTCGAGATTTTGGGAGGCCGAAGCATATCATCATGATTACTTCAATCAGAATCCTCAGAATCAGTTTTGTCAGGTCGTCATCGCGCCGAAGCTCAACAAATACCTAAAGAGTTTAAATCACTAG